One Setaria viridis chromosome 7, Setaria_viridis_v4.0, whole genome shotgun sequence genomic region harbors:
- the LOC117863974 gene encoding myb family transcription factor PHL11, producing the protein MMEGRYGGCGGGAMSRDPKPRLRWTPDLHQRFVDAVDKLGGPDKATPKSVLRLMGMKGLTLYHLKSHLQKYRLGKQGKKSTGLELANGGGFAAPGLSFPTPTPIPGVPAEGKNTGEMPLADALRYQIQVQRKLQEQLEVQKKLQMRIEAQGKYLKAILEKAERNISSDVNAPSDNIESTRSQLMDFNLALSGFMDNATRVCEENNEQLVKALSDDKHKDNNLGFQLYQVGCQGAKEVKWTPKTEDLLQLDLNIKGGYDLSSRGMQACEVDLKINQQMI; encoded by the exons ATGATGGAGGGGAGATACGGCGGCTGTGGCGGTGGGGCGATGTCGCGGGACCCCAAGCCGCGGCTGCGGTGGACGCCGGACCTCCACCAGCGCTTCGTCGACGCCGTCGACAAGCTCGGCGGCCCGGACA AAGCAACGCCAAAGTCGGTGCTCAGATTGATGGGCATGAAAGGCCTCACTCTGTACCATCTGAAAAGCCATCTTCAG AAATATAGACTCGGAAAACAGGGAAAGAAAAGCACAGGTCTGGAACTTGCCAACGGTGGTG GATTTGCCGCACCAGGCCTCAGTTTTCCCACTCCAACACCTATTCCAGGTGTTCCTGCTGAAGGAAAGAACACAGG AGAGATGCCACTTGCTGATGCACTAAGGTATCAAATTCAAGTCCAAAGAAAACTACAAGAACAACTTGAG GTGCAAAAGAAGCTGCAGATGCGAATTGAGGCCCAAGGGAAGTACTTAAAGGCGATACTAGAGAAAGCTGAGAGAAACATTTCCTCCGATGTAAATGCACCCAGTGACAACATAGAATCAACCAGATCACAGCTCATGGACTTCAACCTAGCACTATCAGGTTTCATGGACAATGCAACTAGAGTGTGCGAAGAAAATAACGAACAATTGGTGAAAGCTTTATCTGATGACAAACATAAAGACAATAATTTAGGCTTTCAGCTCTACCAAGTAGGATGTCAGGGGGCAAAGGAAGTCAAATGGACACCAAAAACTGAAGACTTGCTCCAACTAGACTTGAATATTAAAGGCGGATATGACCTCTCCTCTAGAGGAATGCAAGCATGTGAGGTAGATTTGAAAATCAACCAGCAGATGATATAG
- the LOC117863976 gene encoding uncharacterized protein isoform X2 — translation MYNLHLQHQAVTLHPSRLQACVTAPHRQAKLPRRRRFAPPPLLHAESSRFACVPRASATGSPRPDPGEGEPGRNGGFWTKWMVGSAEARARVAKLGLAAVLAYGLFDAVTYTTFFVLAFLGYEKSTGKNPAANLKALLGIVILMWTGNNVTRPFRVAGATALAPVIDKGLKGVQEKLNLPTQMYAFALVIGSVATQEHLE, via the exons atgtATAACCTTCACCTGCAGCACCAGGCGGTCACTCTACACCCAAGCCGCCTACAAGCCTGCGTCACCGCGCCACACAGACAAGCAaagctgccgcgccgccgccgcttcgcgCCACCACCCCTACTCCACGCGGAGAGCAGCAGATTCGCCTGCGTGCCCCGCGCGTCGGCCACCGGAAGCCCACGCCCCGACCCGGGCGAGGGCGAGCCCGGACGGAATGGTGGGTTCTGGACCAAGTGGATG GTGGGGAGCGCGGAGGCGAGGGCCAGGGTGGCCAAGCTCGGCCTGGCCGCCGTGCTGGCCTACGGGCTGTTCGACGCCGTCACCTACACCACCTTCTTCGTGCTCGCCTTCCTCGGCTACGAGAAGAGCACCGGCAAGAACCCTGCGGCCAATCTCAAGGCTCTGCTCGGG ATTGTTATCCTAATGTGGACTGGTAACAACGTTACAAGGCCATTCCGAGTCGCTGGTGCAACTGCTTTGGCCCCGGTGATTGACAAGGGCTTGAAGGGTGTCCAGGAGAAACTTAACCTTCCAACCCAGATGTATGCCTTTGCACTTGTGATTGGATCTGTGGCCACG CAGGAACACCTGGAATAG
- the LOC117863976 gene encoding uncharacterized protein isoform X3, producing MYNLHLQHQAVTLHPSRLQACVTAPHRQAKLPRRRRFAPPPLLHAESSRFACVPRASATGSPRPDPGEGEPGRNGGFWTKWMVGSAEARARVAKLGLAAVLAYGLFDAVTYTTFFVLAFLGYEKSTGKNPAANLKALLGIVILMWTGNNVTRPFRVAGATALAPVIDKGLKGVQEKLNLPTQMYAFALVIGSVATEHLE from the exons atgtATAACCTTCACCTGCAGCACCAGGCGGTCACTCTACACCCAAGCCGCCTACAAGCCTGCGTCACCGCGCCACACAGACAAGCAaagctgccgcgccgccgccgcttcgcgCCACCACCCCTACTCCACGCGGAGAGCAGCAGATTCGCCTGCGTGCCCCGCGCGTCGGCCACCGGAAGCCCACGCCCCGACCCGGGCGAGGGCGAGCCCGGACGGAATGGTGGGTTCTGGACCAAGTGGATG GTGGGGAGCGCGGAGGCGAGGGCCAGGGTGGCCAAGCTCGGCCTGGCCGCCGTGCTGGCCTACGGGCTGTTCGACGCCGTCACCTACACCACCTTCTTCGTGCTCGCCTTCCTCGGCTACGAGAAGAGCACCGGCAAGAACCCTGCGGCCAATCTCAAGGCTCTGCTCGGG ATTGTTATCCTAATGTGGACTGGTAACAACGTTACAAGGCCATTCCGAGTCGCTGGTGCAACTGCTTTGGCCCCGGTGATTGACAAGGGCTTGAAGGGTGTCCAGGAGAAACTTAACCTTCCAACCCAGATGTATGCCTTTGCACTTGTGATTGGATCTGTGGCCACG GAACACCTGGAATAG
- the LOC117863976 gene encoding uncharacterized protein isoform X5, which translates to MYNLHLQHQAVTLHPSRLQACVTAPHRQAKLPRRRRFAPPPLLHAESSRFACVPRASATGSPRPDPGEGEPGRNGGFWTKWMVGSAEARARVAKLGLAAVLAYGLFDAVTYTTFFVLAFLGYEKSTGKNPAANLKALLGIVILMWTGNNVTRPFRVAGATALAPVIDKGLKGVQEKLNLPTQIFYISRE; encoded by the exons atgtATAACCTTCACCTGCAGCACCAGGCGGTCACTCTACACCCAAGCCGCCTACAAGCCTGCGTCACCGCGCCACACAGACAAGCAaagctgccgcgccgccgccgcttcgcgCCACCACCCCTACTCCACGCGGAGAGCAGCAGATTCGCCTGCGTGCCCCGCGCGTCGGCCACCGGAAGCCCACGCCCCGACCCGGGCGAGGGCGAGCCCGGACGGAATGGTGGGTTCTGGACCAAGTGGATG GTGGGGAGCGCGGAGGCGAGGGCCAGGGTGGCCAAGCTCGGCCTGGCCGCCGTGCTGGCCTACGGGCTGTTCGACGCCGTCACCTACACCACCTTCTTCGTGCTCGCCTTCCTCGGCTACGAGAAGAGCACCGGCAAGAACCCTGCGGCCAATCTCAAGGCTCTGCTCGGG ATTGTTATCCTAATGTGGACTGGTAACAACGTTACAAGGCCATTCCGAGTCGCTGGTGCAACTGCTTTGGCCCCGGTGATTGACAAGGGCTTGAAGGGTGTCCAGGAGAAACTTAACCTTCCAACCCAGAT ATTTTACATTAGCAGAGAGTAA
- the LOC117863976 gene encoding uncharacterized protein isoform X4 — protein MYNLHLQHQAVTLHPSRLQACVTAPHRQAKLPRRRRFAPPPLLHAESSRFACVPRASATGSPRPDPGEGEPGRNGGFWTKWMVGSAEARARVAKLGLAAVLAYGLFDAVTYTTFFVLAFLGYEKSTGKNPAANLKALLGIVILMWTGNNVTRPFRVAGATALAPVIDKGLKGVQEKLNLPTQMYAFALVIGSVATILH, from the exons atgtATAACCTTCACCTGCAGCACCAGGCGGTCACTCTACACCCAAGCCGCCTACAAGCCTGCGTCACCGCGCCACACAGACAAGCAaagctgccgcgccgccgccgcttcgcgCCACCACCCCTACTCCACGCGGAGAGCAGCAGATTCGCCTGCGTGCCCCGCGCGTCGGCCACCGGAAGCCCACGCCCCGACCCGGGCGAGGGCGAGCCCGGACGGAATGGTGGGTTCTGGACCAAGTGGATG GTGGGGAGCGCGGAGGCGAGGGCCAGGGTGGCCAAGCTCGGCCTGGCCGCCGTGCTGGCCTACGGGCTGTTCGACGCCGTCACCTACACCACCTTCTTCGTGCTCGCCTTCCTCGGCTACGAGAAGAGCACCGGCAAGAACCCTGCGGCCAATCTCAAGGCTCTGCTCGGG ATTGTTATCCTAATGTGGACTGGTAACAACGTTACAAGGCCATTCCGAGTCGCTGGTGCAACTGCTTTGGCCCCGGTGATTGACAAGGGCTTGAAGGGTGTCCAGGAGAAACTTAACCTTCCAACCCAGATGTATGCCTTTGCACTTGTGATTGGATCTGTGGCCACG ATTTTACATTAG
- the LOC117863976 gene encoding uncharacterized protein isoform X1 — protein MYNLHLQHQAVTLHPSRLQACVTAPHRQAKLPRRRRFAPPPLLHAESSRFACVPRASATGSPRPDPGEGEPGRNGGFWTKWMVGSAEARARVAKLGLAAVLAYGLFDAVTYTTFFVLAFLGYEKSTGKNPAANLKALLGIVILMWTGNNVTRPFRVAGATALAPVIDKGLKGVQEKLNLPTQMYAFALVIGSVATVCFTIVGILILSKWGK, from the exons atgtATAACCTTCACCTGCAGCACCAGGCGGTCACTCTACACCCAAGCCGCCTACAAGCCTGCGTCACCGCGCCACACAGACAAGCAaagctgccgcgccgccgccgcttcgcgCCACCACCCCTACTCCACGCGGAGAGCAGCAGATTCGCCTGCGTGCCCCGCGCGTCGGCCACCGGAAGCCCACGCCCCGACCCGGGCGAGGGCGAGCCCGGACGGAATGGTGGGTTCTGGACCAAGTGGATG GTGGGGAGCGCGGAGGCGAGGGCCAGGGTGGCCAAGCTCGGCCTGGCCGCCGTGCTGGCCTACGGGCTGTTCGACGCCGTCACCTACACCACCTTCTTCGTGCTCGCCTTCCTCGGCTACGAGAAGAGCACCGGCAAGAACCCTGCGGCCAATCTCAAGGCTCTGCTCGGG ATTGTTATCCTAATGTGGACTGGTAACAACGTTACAAGGCCATTCCGAGTCGCTGGTGCAACTGCTTTGGCCCCGGTGATTGACAAGGGCTTGAAGGGTGTCCAGGAGAAACTTAACCTTCCAACCCAGATGTATGCCTTTGCACTTGTGATTGGATCTGTGGCCACGGTATGCTTCACAATAGTTGGTATCTTGATCCTCTCAAAGTGGGGAAAGTAA
- the LOC117863973 gene encoding ubiquinol oxidase 1a, mitochondrial has product MSSRMAGSLLLRHAGARLFTAGAVSPAAAAARPALLAGCDGVPPAVMVRLMSTSSSSPAAAAAATQKAKEEAVKAAKDGGDKKAVVINSYWGIEQTNKLVREDGTEWKWTCFRPWETYTADTSIDLTRHHEPKTMLDKIAYWTVKSLRFPTDVFFQRRYGCRAMMLETVAAVPGMVGGMLLHLRSLRRFEQSGGWIRALLEEAENERMHLMTFMEVAKPRWYERALVITVQGVFFNAYFLGYLLSPKFAHRVVGYLEEEAIHSYTEYLKDLEAGKIDNVPAPAIAIDYWRLPANATLKDVVTVVRADEAHHRDVNHFASDIHCQGMQLKESPAPIGYH; this is encoded by the exons ATGAGCTCCCGGATGGCCggatccctcctcctccgccacgccGGCGCCCGCTTGTTCACCGCGGGGGCGGTCtccccagcggcggcggccgcgaggccGGCACTGCTCGCTGGCTGCGACGGCGTCCCGCCGGCGGTCATGGTGCGGTTGATGtccacgtcctcctcctctcccgccgcggcggcggcagcaacgcAGAAGGCGAAGGAGGAGGCGGTGAAGGCGGCCAAGGACGGAGGGGACAAGAAGGCGGTGGTGATCAACAGCTACTGGGGCATCGAGCAGACGAACAAGCTGGTGCGGGAGGACGGCACCGAGTGGAAGTGGACGTGCTTTAGG CCATGGGAGACGTACACGGCGGACACCTCCATCGATCTGACCAGGCACCACGAGCCCAAGACGATGCTCGACAAGATCGCCTACTGGACCGTCAAGTCACTGCGCTTCCCCACCGACGTCTTCTTCCAG AGGCGGTATGGCTGCCGGGCGATGATGCTAGAGACCGTGGCCGCGGTGCCGGGGATGGTGGGCGGCATGCTGCTCCACCTGCGCTCGCTCCGCCGCTTCGAGCAGAGCGGCGGCTGGATCCGCGCGCTGCTTGAGGAGGCCGAGAACGAGCGCATGCACCTCATGACCTTCATGGAGGTGGCCAAGCCGAGGTGGTACGAGCGCGCGCTGGTGATCACCGTCCAGGGCGTCTTCTTCAACGCCTACTTCCTCGGCTACCTCCTCTCCCCCAAGTTCGCGCACCGCGTCGTCGGCTACctcgaggaggaggccatcCACTCGTACACCGAGTACCTCAAGGACCTGGAGGCCGGCAAGATCGACAACGTCCCCGCCCCGGCCATCGCCATCGACTACTGGCGCCTCCCCGCCAACGCCACGCTCAAGGACGTCGTGACCGTGGTGCGCGCTGACGAGGCTCACCACCGTGATGTCAACCACTTCGCATCG GACATCCACTGCCAGGGCATGCAGCTGAAGGAGTCCCCTGCGCCGATCGGATACCACTGA
- the LOC117865587 gene encoding ubiquinol oxidase 1b, mitochondrial yields MSSRMAGAALLRHLGPRLFAAEPVSGLAGRGLVPAAARILPARMSSTAAEAAKEPAATEQHGGSTNKPKPAAPDGQDSKKGIVSYWGIEPRKLAKEDGTEWRWFCFRPWDTYRADTSIDMKKHHEPRALPDKLAYLLVRSLIVPKQLFFQRRHASHALLLETVAAVPGMVGGMLLHLRSLRRFEHSGGWIRALLEEAENERMHLMTFLEVAQPRWWERALVLAAQGVYFNAYFVAYLASPKFAHRFVGYLEEEAVHSYTEYLKDLEAGLIENTPAPAIAIDYWRLPADARLKDVVTVVRADEAHHRDVNHFASDIHYQGMKLKDTPAPLGYH; encoded by the exons CGCCTCTTCGCGGCCGAGCCGGTGTCCGGGCTCGCAGGGAGAGGGCTCGTGCCCGCGGCCGCCAGGATTCTCCCCGCGCGGATGTCCAGCACCGCCGCGGAGGCCGCCAAAGAACCAGCCGCGACGGAGCAGCACGGCGGCAGCACCAACAAGCCGAAGCCCGCGGCGCCAGATGGGCAGGACAGCAAGAAGGGCATCGTCAGCTACTGGGGCATCGAGCCGCGGAAGCTCGCGAAGGAGGACGGCACGGAGTGGAGGTGGTTCTGCTTCAGg CCATGGGACACGTACAGAGCCGACACGTCGATCGACATGAAGAAGCACCACGAGCCGAGGGCGCTTCCCGACAAGCTGGCCTACTTGCTGGTCCGGTCGCTGATCGTGCCCAAGCAGCTCTTCTTCCAGCGGCGGCACGCGAGCCACGCGCTGCTCCTGGAGACGGTGGCCGCCGTGCCGGGCATGGTGGGCGGCATGCTCCTCCACCTGCGCTCGCTCCGCCGCTTCGAGCACAGCGGCGGCTGGATCCGGGCGCTgctggaggaggccgagaaCGAGCGCATGCACCTCATGACGTTCCTGGAGGTCGCGCAGCCGCGGTGGTGGGAGCGCGCGCTCGTGCTCGCCGCGCAGGGCGTCTACTTCAACGCCTACTTCGTCGCCTACCTCGCGTCGCCCAAGTTCGCGCACCGCTTCGTCGGCTAcctcgaggaggaggccgtgcacTCGTACACCGAGTACCTCAAGGACCTCGAGGCCGGCCTCATCGAGaacacgccggcgccggccatcGCCATCGACTACTGGCGCCTCCCCGCCGACGCCAGGCTCAAGGACGTCGTCACCGTCGTGCGCGCCGACGAGGCGCACCACCGCGACGTCAACCACTTCGCGTCG GACATCCATTACCAGGGGATGAAGCTGAAGGACACGCCTGCGCCGCTCGGGTACCACTGA